Proteins found in one Panthera tigris isolate Pti1 chromosome B3, P.tigris_Pti1_mat1.1, whole genome shotgun sequence genomic segment:
- the LOC102953337 gene encoding ribonuclease K6 produces MRLDLLGHFPLLLLLLALCGPVRPLCAWRQSLTRAQWFEIQHVRSSPVRCNTEMNGVNNYTQNCKVHNTFLHDSFKNVSDTCLLSNVTCKNRMNNCHRSPQRVNMTDCTLTSGKYPNCKYKDTPLYKFFIIACDPPQQGDPPYRLVPVHLDNVI; encoded by the coding sequence ATGAGACTGGATCTTCTGGGAcactttcctctcctcctgctgctgctggcttTATGTGGGCCAGTGCGTCCACTTTGTGCTTGGCGTCAATCCCTCACCAGGGCCCAGTGGTTTGAAATTCAGCATGTAAGGTCAAGCCCTGTCAGGTGCAACACAGAAATGAATGGTGTCAATAATTATACTCAGAACTGTAAGGTTCACAACACCTTTCTGCATGACTCCTTCAAGAACGTGTCTGATACCTGTCTTTTGTCCAACGTGACCTGCAAAAATCGGATGAATAACTGCCACCGGAGTCCACAGCGTGTTAATATGACTGACTGCACACTCACTTCAGGGAAGTATCCCAACTGCAAGTACAAAGATACTCCCCTGTACAAATTCTTCATTATTGCCTGTGATCCCCCTCAGCAGGGCGACCCTCCCTATCGGTTGGTTCCTGTACACTTAGATAACGTTATTTGA
- the LOC102972687 gene encoding ribonuclease pancreatic, which translates to MSPPGGEDHLSLASGRTVYVSVLLLGKLCRGRDIFLEDPKGDCEPGRPQVGAGVLFLRERFLSPLPFLARLSQGSETTMAQKRFCIWFPLLVLVLLALGYVQPSLGKESRAMKFQRQHVDSNLTNYGRNYCNEMMRRRQMTDGRCKPVNTFVHEPLADVQDVCLQGNVTCKNGQPNCHQSFSKMSITDCHLRPGSRYPRCTYETTQKHKYIIVACEGDPYVPVHFDDSV; encoded by the coding sequence ATGTCACCACCCGGAGGGGAAGACCACCTCTCTCTAGCTAGTGGGAGAACAGTGTATGTGAGTGTGTTGTTACTTGGAAAATTGTGCAGAGGGAGGGATATCTTTCTGGAGGACCCAAAGGGAGACTGTGAGCCAGGGAGGCCACAGGTAGGAGCTGGGGTTCTCTTTCTCAGGGAgcgctttctctctcctctccctttcctagCTAGGCTCTCCCAGGGAAGTGAGACCACCATGGCTCAGAAAAGGTTCTGCATCTGGTTCCCACTTCTGGTCCTGGTGCTGCTGGCGCTGGGGTACGTCCAGCCTTCTCTGGGCAAGGAATCCCGGGCCATGAAGTTCCAGCGGCAGCACGTGGACTCGAACCTCACCAACTATGGCCGCAACTACTGCAACGAAATGATGAGGCGCCGGCAAATGACAGATGGACGGTGCAAGCCGGTGAACACCTTTGTACACGAGCCTCTGGCAGATGTCCAGGACGTCTGCCTCCAGGGAAATGTCACCTGCAAGAATGGGCAGCCCAACTGCCACCAGAGTTTCTCAAAGATGAGTATCACCGACTGCCACCTGAGGCCTGGCTCCAGATACCCCAGATGTACATATGAGACCACCCAGAAACATAAATACATCATCGTGGCCTGTGAGGGGGACCCGTATGTGCCAGTCCACTTTGATGATTCTGTTTAG